CAGCAAGGGCTCGCCGCTGGATCAGTACACGCAGAACCTGAATCAGGCTGCGCGTGAAGGCCGCATCGATCCGCTGATCGGGCGCGAGCATGAAGTCGAGCGCGTGATCCAGGTGCTGTGCCGGCGCCGCAAGAACAACCCGCTGCTCGTCGGTGAAGCCGGCGTCGGCAAGACCGCGATCGCCGAGGGCCTGGCCTGGCGCATCACCGAAGGCGATGTGCCCGAAGTGCTGGCCGATTCCACGGTATACTCGCTCGACATGGGCGCACTGCTGGCCGGCACCAAGTACCGCGGCGACTTCGAGCAGCGCCTGAAGGGCGTGCTCAAGCAGCTCAAGGAGCATCCGCACGCGATCCTGTTCATCGACGAGATCCATACGCTGATCGGCGCTGGTGCCGCCTCGGGCGGCACGCTGGACGCCAGCAACCTGCTCAAGCCGGCGCTGAGTTCGGGCCAGATCAAGTGCATCGGTGCGACGACGTTCACCGAGTACCGCGGCATCTTCGAGAAGGACGCGGCCCTGTCGCGGCGCTTCCAGAAGGTCGACGTGGCCGAGCCGACCGTCGAGCAGACGGTCGAGATCCTGAAGGGCCTGAAGTCGCGCTTCGAAGAGCACCACAGCGTCAAGTACGAACTGGGTGCCTTGCAGGCGGCTGCCGAACTGTCGGCCAAGTTCATCAACGACCGGCATCTGCCCGACAAGGCGATCGACGTGATCGACGAGGCGGGCGCTGCCCAGCGCATCCTGCCCAAGAGCAAGCAGAAGAAGAAGATCACCCGAGCCGAGGTCGAGGACATCGTCGCCAAGATCGCGCGCATCCCGCCCGCCAGCGTGTCGAGCGACGATCGCAGCAAGCTCAAGAGCCTGGACCGCGACCTCAAGAGCGTGGTGTTCGGCCAGGACGGTGCGATCGATGCGCTGTCGGGTGCGATCAAGATGGCGCGTTCCGGTCTCGGCAAGCCCGAGAAGCCGATCGGCGCCTTCCTGTTCAGCGGCCCGACCGGCGTCGGCAAGACCGAGGTGGCCAAGCAGCTGGCCTACATCCTGGGCATCGACCTGATCCGCTTCGACATGTCGGAGTACATGGAGCGCCACGCGGTCAGCCGCCTGATCGGTGCGCCTCCGGGCTATGTCGGTTTCGACCAGGGCGGCCTGCTGACCGAGGCGGTCACCAAGAAGCCGCACTGCGTGCTGCTGCTCGACGAGATCGAGAAGGCGCACCCGGACGTCTTCAACGTGCTGCTGCAGGTGATGGACCACGGCACGCTGACCGACAACAACGGGCGCAAGGCCGACTTCCGCAACGTCATCATCGTGATGACGACCAATGCGGGCGCCGAGACGATGCAGAAGGCGACCATCGGCTTCACGAGTCACCGCGAGACCGGCGACGAGATGGGCGACATCAAGCGCATGTTCACGCCCGAGTTCCGCAACCGGCTGGATGCGATCGTCAGCTTCCGCGCACTCGATGAAGAGATCATCATGCGGGTGGTCGACAAGTTCCTGCTGCAGCTCGAAGGCCAGCTCGGCGAGAAGAAGGTCGACGTCACCTTCACCGACGCGATCCGCAAGCACCTGGCCAAGAAGGGTTTCGACCCGCTGATGGGCGCGCGCCCGATGCAGCGCCTGATCCAGGACACCATCCGTCGTGCGCTGGCCGACGAGTTGCTGTTCGGCCGGTTGACCGATGGCGGTCGGCTCACGGTCGACATCGACAGCGAAGGTGTCGTCCAACTCGACATCGAACCGCGCAAGAGCGACAAGCCCAAGGCGGAGCCGGCGACGGCCTGACCAGCGGCTGCGGCCGACGCGAGACAGGCGCCTGCGGGCGCCTGTTTTTTTGCCCGGAAGTCGGCTCGGCGTCGATCAGCGGGGACGGATTCCGGCGTATCGCGCGGGATCCTGGCGGAAGTAGTCCCGCAGCAGCCGATAGACCGCTGGCTCGGTCGCGATCAGCAGGTCGGGTGCGACGAAAAACGCTTCGCTGGCGACCGAAAAGAACTCTTCGATGGCGCTTGCCCCGTAGGGGTCGAGCATGGTGTCTTCGTCGGCCTCGACCTGCTGGCGCAGGCGCTCGAAAGCCGGTTCGATGACCGCCAGCCATTGCGCCCGGTCGGCACGTGCGGGCAGGGGCGGCACGCCGTCGGCCTCGCCGTCGAGCATGTCGAGCACGTGCACGAACTCGTGGATCACGACGTTGTAGCCGCTGGCGGCGAGTTCACCGCCGGCATCGACCTCGCTCCAGGCCAGCATCACCGGCCCGCCGGGCATCGCCTCGCCGGCGAGTTCCTCCTCGCCTTGATGGCAGATGCCGTCTTCGTCGATCCATTCGCGCTGGGCGACCACTTCACCGGGGTGCATCACGATGCCGACGAAGCCGTCGTAGGCGGCCAGATCGAGGTGCAGCACCGGCAGGCAGGCCTGTGCGGCCACGGCGACCGCCATCTCGTCGGTGACTTCGAGGCCGTCCGCGCCGGTGAATTCCTTGCGATCGAGGAACAGCGCGCACAGGCTGCGCAATTTCAGCAGGTCGTCGAGCGGGCGCAGCGTCAGGAACGGATGCCGGCGCAAGGTGTCGAGCCACAGCTCGTCGGGAATCGCGCGCTGGCGAAGGGCTCGCGCATCGCGCTGCTTGCGCCACCAGCGGCTCAGCATGGCGTGGTGCGGCCGCGCTCGTCGACGTGCAGGCGGGTGAATCCGTTCGACGTCCAGCGCAGCACCTCGGCACGCCGGGGCGCGTCATCGGGCTCGCAGTGCCAGTCGCTCAGGACGTGGCGGGTGAGGCCGTCCGCCAGCGCGTGCGTGGCGGGTCGGTGCGTGTGGCCATGCACCAGCACCGCTGCGCCAGCGGCGTGCAGCGCCTGGTCGACCGCGGTTGTGTCGAGGTCGACATAGGCCGAAGCGCCCAGTCGGTGTTTCTGGTTCTCGCTGGCGGTGCGCAACTGGCGGGCAATCGCACGGCGCTCCGCCAGCGGGCGAGCCAGGAAAGCCTGCTGCCACTGCGCCGAGCGAACCTGCTGGCGAAACTGCTGGTACGGGATGTCGTCCAGGCACCAGGCGTCGCCATGGGCGATCAGCGTGCGCTGGCCCCAGGCGCTCAGCAGCGTGGGGTCGGGCAAGGCGCGCAGTCCGATGGCCTGGCAGGCCGCAGCGCCCAGCAGGAAGTCGCGATTTCCCACCATGAAGCCGACGCAGCGCTGTCGCGCCGCCTGCGCGAGCGTGGCCGCGCAGCGCGCCTCGAAGCTGCCCGGTTCATCCAGGCAGTCGTCGCCGACCCAGACTTCGAAGATGTCGCCCAGCAGCAGGACCGCGTCGGCGGTCGTGTGCTGCAGGTAGGCGCAGAAGGTGGCGGTGGTCCGGGGGGTGTCGTCGGCCAGATGCAGGTCGGAGACGAAGTCCACCGCCTGCCAGCGTGGATCGAGCGTCCAGACCGGCGGCGCGCCATCGAGAGCCGCTGGCATGCGGCCGTCGGCCCGGATGGCGGCAGCGTCGATCACTCCACCAGGACGGCGCTGGTGATCACGATGTCTTCGACCGGCACGTCGTCGTGGCCCATGCGCGAACCGGTGCGGACCTTCTCGATCTGGTCGACCACCTCGGTGCCCGAGACCACGCGGCCGAACACCGCATAACCCCAGCCGCCGGCCGATTCCGACTTGAAGTTCAGGAAGTCGTTGTTGACGGTGTTGATGAAGAACTGCGACGTGGCCGAGTGCGGTGCGTTGGTGCGCGCCATCGCCAGCGTGTACTTGACGTTCTTCAGGCCGTTGTTGGCCTCGTTGCGGATCTCGGCGCGGGTGGCCTTCTGCTTCATGCCCGCTTCCATGCCGCCGCACTGCAGCATGAAGCCCTTGATGACGCGGTGGAAGATCGTGCCGTTGTAGTGGCCGCTCTTGACGTACTCGAGGAAGTTGGCGGTGGACAGCGGCGCGTGTTCGGCGTCGAGTTCGACGCGGATGGTGCCGGCGGTGGTGTTCAGGTCGACTTGGGGGGCTGCCATGTTCATTTCTCCAGGGTTGCTTTCTTGATCAGGACCGGTTCGTTCGGCACGTTCTGATGCATGCCGCGGTTGCCGGTGGGTACGCCGCGGATCTTCTCGACCACGTCCATGCCTTCGACCACCTTGCCGAAGACGGCATAGCCGTTGCCGTCCTGCGAGTTGGGCTGGTCGAGGAAGTGGTTGTCCTTGACGTTGATGAAGAACTGCGAGGTGGCCGAATCGGGCACGTTGGTGCGCGCCATCGCCAGCGTGCCGACCTTGTTGGACAGGCCGTTGCGGCTCTCGAGCGGGATCGGCGCGCGGGTGGGCTTTTCCTTCATGGTGGCGTCCATGCCGCCGCCCTGGATCATGAAGTTGCCGATCACGCGGTGGAAGATCGTGCCGTCGTAGTGGCCGGCCTTGACGTACTGGGTGAAGTTGTCGGCCGACTTCGGCGCCTTGGCGGCGTCGAGCTCGACCACGATGTCGCCCATCGAGGTGGCCAGGCGGACCTTCTGGGCCAGTGCGGCCGAACTCAAGGCCAGGCCGAGTGTGATTGCGGCGCAGCCGCGGGCGAACGTGCCCATCTTCATTCGATGACTCCTTCGGAAAAGATCTTCCATTGTCCACTTTCGTGCGACCAGTACTGGCGCCGCGTGATTGCGCGCGTGCTGCCGCGCAGCACCTCGGTGAAGGTGATCACCCGCACATCGCTGCGCTCGTGCCAGGCCAGCACGCTGATGTCGTCGAGCTGGCGTTCGCGTCCGTGCGTGGCCTGCGCCTCGCTTTCGAGCTGGGCGCGCCAGGCGTCGTAGCCCGATTCGCCGTTGTCGAAATGCTGCGCATAGAGTGCCATCAGCGACGCGACGTCCTCGTGCACGCGCGCACGCCGCCAGGATTCGACCAGCGCCAGCGCGGTCTGCCGGTCGGTGCTCAATGCTTTCGGATGGACCCATTCGAGGCGGTCTGCCACCACCACGGGGGTCGACCTGGGGGCGAGTTCGCGCAGCCAGCGGGCCAGGTCGTCGTTGGCCAGCACGATGCAGCCATTGGTGGCGCGCGGCGCCCGGGCGAATTGCGCCGACGGCGTGCCGTGCAGCCAGATGTTGGCGCCGGTGCGCCCGAGATGCCGATCGTGATCGTTCGGATAGTTGAGGGGCAGGGCGCCGGCGCCGTAGAAATCACCGAGCTGCTTGCCGTCGAGTTTGGAGGTGATGTAGTAGGTGCCCAGCGGCGTGCGCTGGTCGCCTTCTTCGCGCTTGCCGACGCCCTGGCTGCCGATCGAGACGTAGTGATGGGCGATCAGGCGCGGACCGCCCGGCTGGTTTTCGAGCACGTACAGGCGTGAGCGGGATGTGTCGACCGCCACCAGATGGCGCACCGATGGCGCGAGTTGCAGCACCTGCTTCGGCCAGGCGCCGGCCGGTGGAAGGTCGCGCAAGGCCTGCAGGCGCAACGAGGCTTCCTGCCGCAGGGCCTGGACGTCGTGGGCGGCGCGCGGGTCGACCGCGTTCGCGCCCTGGCCCATGTCGATCAGCGCACCGGTCTGCGCCAGCAGCAGATCGCCGTAGACCAGCTGCGCCAGGCTGAAGCGCGGCGTGTCGCGGGTCAGCGCCTCCGCAGCAGCCAGGGCTTCGGGCAGGCGTGCCGCACCGATCAGCCGGTAGATGTCGATCAGGCGTGCTTCGGGGGACGTGAGGGTCGCCGCGGTTCGGGTGGCTGCGTCGCCGCCGATGGCCGGTCCGGCCGGTCTGCTGCGCTGGCGTTGTGCCCAGACCGTGCCTGCCGCGGCGGCCATCAGCAGCGTCAGCGCGGCGGCCGTCAACCAGGCGATCGATGTGCCGGTGCCCGACGGGTTCGAGGGATCACTGGTCCGGCGTGTGGTGGCGGGTGTCATCGGGCCGGATGCGGCAGGCGCCGTGCGAGTCGACGCGGTCACTGCCGGCGACGGTGCCGGTGCCTGCCGCGCGTCAGAGGCGGGGGCGACGGGAGGCTCGACGGTTCCGGCGGATTCATCTGCAAATGAGCTCGTCCATGGCAGCACGGCAGGCTCGGCGGGCGCTGCGGCAGGTGCCAGGGCCTTGGCGTAGGCCTTGCGCGCCATGTCGGCATTGAGCTGCTGCAGTTGATCGTAGGCCTGAGCATGTGCGGGACTGGTTCGCAAGGCTGCCTCCAGATAGAGCCGCGCCTGGTGCGCATCTTGTCGACGAGACGCCAGCGCCGCCAGATTCAGCCAGGGTTCCGGCCGGCCCGGCCAGGTCTTTGCCAGTTCCTGCAGCAGCGCAGCGGCCTCGTCGAGCTGACCGCGTTCGGCGATCTGGATCGCCCCCTCGATGCGCTCGCGCAACGCTGGCGGTGTCGATTGCAAGGTCGTGTGCGCGGACGCGTCGGCGCGCGTCGGAAGCTGCGCAGCAGCCTTCAGGTTCATGCCCAGCACCAGCACGGTCGCGGCGATCAAGGTCACGACAAGAGCACGCATGACCGAACCGGTCACGGGCTGGAATCGGCTCTGCAGCATGCCTGGCCGTGCTGCGGAAAACGTGGCGTACCGCGAACCGGTGCGCAGGCTTGGGGAGGCGTTCTGGGGGCCAAGTGCGAAGGTCCAGGGCTATACTGAAATGATTGTAGGGGAGACTTTTTTGCCGGTCGCGACGGTCCGTCAGGCACGGTTTCTTCCTTGTTTGTCGGTGCCCGGACTCCCCTGCGGGATCCCCATGGTGCCATCACCGTCCCGCACTGAAATCTATGCGCATTCACAACAGTCTGAGTCGCGAACTCGAGACATTCAAATCCATCGAGCCCGGCCACGTCCGCATGTACGTCTGCGGCATGACGATCTATGACCTCTGCCACATCGGCCATGCCCGCATGATGATGGCGTTCGACGTGGTCTATCGCTGGCTGCGTGCGAGTGGCTGGCGTGTCACCTACGTGCGCAACATCACCGACATCGACGACAAGATCATCCGCCGCGCGGTCGAGCGTGGCATCACGATCCGCCAGCTCACCGACGAGATGATCGATGCCATGCACCGCGACATCGGCGCGCTGGGCATCGAGCGGCCCACGCACGAGCCGCGCGCCACCGAGTACATCCCGCAGATGCTGTCGATGATCTCGACCCTCGAAAGCAAGGGGCTGGCCTATCGCAGCGGCAACGGCGACGTCAACTATGCGGTGCGTCGCTTCGAGGGCTACGGCAAGCTGTCGGGCAAGTCGCTCGACCAGTTGCGCGCCGGTGAGCGTGTCGCGGTGGCCGACGGCAAGGAAGACCCGCTCGATTTCGTCCTCTGGAAGTCGGCCAAGCCGCAGGAGCCGGACGACGCCAAGTACGACAGCCCGTACGGCCCGGGCCGCCCGGGTTGGCACATCGAGTGCTCGGCCATGAGTTGCGCCCTGCTGGGCGAGACCTTCGACATCCACGGTGGCGGCCTCGATCTGCAGTTTCCGCACCACGAGAACGAGATCGCGCAAAGCGAAGGCGCTCTGGGCCATTCCTGGGTGCCGACCTGGATGCACAACGGCTTTCTCAACGTCGACAACGAGAAGATGTCGAAGTCGCTGGGCAACTTCTTCACCATCCGCGATGTGCTGAAGAGTTACGACGGCGAGACGGTGCGCTTCTTCATGTTGCGCGTGCAGTACCGCAGCCCGTTCAATTTCAGCGATGCCGGCCTCGACGATGCGCGCAGCTCGCTGACGCGGCTCTACACGGCCCTCGATGGCGTTGCGGTCGACGATGCGAGCGAGATCGACTGGACCCATCCGGCCGCCGCCCGTTTCAAGGCCGCGATGGACGATGACTTCAACACCCCGATCGCGGTGTCGGTCCTGTTCGATCTGGCGGGTGAGGTCAACCGCAACAAGGACGCCGGCACGGCCGGCCTGCTCAAGCGGCTCGGCGCTGTGCTGGGCGTGTTGCAGCAGTCGCCGCGCACGTTCTTGCAAGGTGACACCGGCGGGCTCGACGAAGCGCACATCCAGCAGCAGATCGGCGAGCGGCAGGCGGCCAAGGCAGCGCGCAATTTTGCCGAGGCAGACCGCATCCGGCTTGCCTTGGCGGCCCAGGGCATCACGCTGAAAGACACGCCCCAAGGCACCACCTGGGTCAAGGCTTGACCGCTCCGATGAGCATGGATTCGGCGCCCTCGCTGGTCGCGCCCGGCTATTGGGACGACGCGTGCCGGCACCTC
This portion of the Leptothrix cholodnii SP-6 genome encodes:
- the clpA gene encoding ATP-dependent Clp protease ATP-binding subunit ClpA, whose protein sequence is MIAQELEVSLHMAFVEARQQRHEFITVEHLLLALLDNPSASEVLRACAANIEDLRKSLAQFIKENTPTVGGTDEVDTQPTLGFQRVIQRAIMHVQSTGNGKKEVTGANVLVAIFGEKDSHAVYYLHQQGVTRLDVVNFIAHGIKKSDPPEPTKSNESSSSSDGEKEEGDSKGSPLDQYTQNLNQAAREGRIDPLIGREHEVERVIQVLCRRRKNNPLLVGEAGVGKTAIAEGLAWRITEGDVPEVLADSTVYSLDMGALLAGTKYRGDFEQRLKGVLKQLKEHPHAILFIDEIHTLIGAGAASGGTLDASNLLKPALSSGQIKCIGATTFTEYRGIFEKDAALSRRFQKVDVAEPTVEQTVEILKGLKSRFEEHHSVKYELGALQAAAELSAKFINDRHLPDKAIDVIDEAGAAQRILPKSKQKKKITRAEVEDIVAKIARIPPASVSSDDRSKLKSLDRDLKSVVFGQDGAIDALSGAIKMARSGLGKPEKPIGAFLFSGPTGVGKTEVAKQLAYILGIDLIRFDMSEYMERHAVSRLIGAPPGYVGFDQGGLLTEAVTKKPHCVLLLDEIEKAHPDVFNVLLQVMDHGTLTDNNGRKADFRNVIIVMTTNAGAETMQKATIGFTSHRETGDEMGDIKRMFTPEFRNRLDAIVSFRALDEEIIMRVVDKFLLQLEGQLGEKKVDVTFTDAIRKHLAKKGFDPLMGARPMQRLIQDTIRRALADELLFGRLTDGGRLTVDIDSEGVVQLDIEPRKSDKPKAEPATA
- the cysS gene encoding cysteine--tRNA ligase yields the protein MRIHNSLSRELETFKSIEPGHVRMYVCGMTIYDLCHIGHARMMMAFDVVYRWLRASGWRVTYVRNITDIDDKIIRRAVERGITIRQLTDEMIDAMHRDIGALGIERPTHEPRATEYIPQMLSMISTLESKGLAYRSGNGDVNYAVRRFEGYGKLSGKSLDQLRAGERVAVADGKEDPLDFVLWKSAKPQEPDDAKYDSPYGPGRPGWHIECSAMSCALLGETFDIHGGGLDLQFPHHENEIAQSEGALGHSWVPTWMHNGFLNVDNEKMSKSLGNFFTIRDVLKSYDGETVRFFMLRVQYRSPFNFSDAGLDDARSSLTRLYTALDGVAVDDASEIDWTHPAAARFKAAMDDDFNTPIAVSVLFDLAGEVNRNKDAGTAGLLKRLGAVLGVLQQSPRTFLQGDTGGLDEAHIQQQIGERQAAKAARNFAEADRIRLALAAQGITLKDTPQGTTWVKA
- a CDS encoding UDP-2,3-diacylglucosamine diphosphatase codes for the protein MPAALDGAPPVWTLDPRWQAVDFVSDLHLADDTPRTTATFCAYLQHTTADAVLLLGDIFEVWVGDDCLDEPGSFEARCAATLAQAARQRCVGFMVGNRDFLLGAAACQAIGLRALPDPTLLSAWGQRTLIAHGDAWCLDDIPYQQFRQQVRSAQWQQAFLARPLAERRAIARQLRTASENQKHRLGASAYVDLDTTAVDQALHAAGAAVLVHGHTHRPATHALADGLTRHVLSDWHCEPDDAPRRAEVLRWTSNGFTRLHVDERGRTTPC
- a CDS encoding zinc-dependent peptidase, which gives rise to MLSRWWRKQRDARALRQRAIPDELWLDTLRRHPFLTLRPLDDLLKLRSLCALFLDRKEFTGADGLEVTDEMAVAVAAQACLPVLHLDLAAYDGFVGIVMHPGEVVAQREWIDEDGICHQGEEELAGEAMPGGPVMLAWSEVDAGGELAASGYNVVIHEFVHVLDMLDGEADGVPPLPARADRAQWLAVIEPAFERLRQQVEADEDTMLDPYGASAIEEFFSVASEAFFVAPDLLIATEPAVYRLLRDYFRQDPARYAGIRPR
- a CDS encoding L,D-transpeptidase, which gives rise to MRALVVTLIAATVLVLGMNLKAAAQLPTRADASAHTTLQSTPPALRERIEGAIQIAERGQLDEAAALLQELAKTWPGRPEPWLNLAALASRRQDAHQARLYLEAALRTSPAHAQAYDQLQQLNADMARKAYAKALAPAAAPAEPAVLPWTSSFADESAGTVEPPVAPASDARQAPAPSPAVTASTRTAPAASGPMTPATTRRTSDPSNPSGTGTSIAWLTAAALTLLMAAAAGTVWAQRQRSRPAGPAIGGDAATRTAATLTSPEARLIDIYRLIGAARLPEALAAAEALTRDTPRFSLAQLVYGDLLLAQTGALIDMGQGANAVDPRAAHDVQALRQEASLRLQALRDLPPAGAWPKQVLQLAPSVRHLVAVDTSRSRLYVLENQPGGPRLIAHHYVSIGSQGVGKREEGDQRTPLGTYYITSKLDGKQLGDFYGAGALPLNYPNDHDRHLGRTGANIWLHGTPSAQFARAPRATNGCIVLANDDLARWLRELAPRSTPVVVADRLEWVHPKALSTDRQTALALVESWRRARVHEDVASLMALYAQHFDNGESGYDAWRAQLESEAQATHGRERQLDDISVLAWHERSDVRVITFTEVLRGSTRAITRRQYWSHESGQWKIFSEGVIE
- a CDS encoding peptidylprolyl isomerase, which produces MAAPQVDLNTTAGTIRVELDAEHAPLSTANFLEYVKSGHYNGTIFHRVIKGFMLQCGGMEAGMKQKATRAEIRNEANNGLKNVKYTLAMARTNAPHSATSQFFINTVNNDFLNFKSESAGGWGYAVFGRVVSGTEVVDQIEKVRTGSRMGHDDVPVEDIVITSAVLVE
- a CDS encoding peptidylprolyl isomerase — translated: MGTFARGCAAITLGLALSSAALAQKVRLATSMGDIVVELDAAKAPKSADNFTQYVKAGHYDGTIFHRVIGNFMIQGGGMDATMKEKPTRAPIPLESRNGLSNKVGTLAMARTNVPDSATSQFFINVKDNHFLDQPNSQDGNGYAVFGKVVEGMDVVEKIRGVPTGNRGMHQNVPNEPVLIKKATLEK